One window from the genome of Metabacillus flavus encodes:
- a CDS encoding YolD-like family protein — MIRDRGNIKWTSMMLPEHVKLLRQWKEEERYTAKPEMDEQQLEQFNEIICIAMENHHPLRFTVHEHEQLVPYTGYIHFFDQLEQAIRIINAEGKRQTILLKNVVKIEEYED; from the coding sequence ATGATCCGCGACCGGGGAAACATCAAATGGACATCTATGATGCTGCCTGAGCACGTAAAGCTGCTTCGGCAGTGGAAAGAGGAAGAGCGGTATACAGCGAAGCCGGAAATGGATGAACAGCAGCTTGAGCAGTTTAACGAAATTATCTGCATCGCAATGGAAAATCATCATCCGCTGCGTTTCACCGTTCACGAGCATGAGCAGCTCGTTCCGTACACCGGGTACATTCATTTTTTCGATCAGCTTGAACAGGCAATCCGTATTATAAACGCAGAAGGAAAGCGGCAGACGATTTTGCTCAAAAACGTTGTGAAGATTGAGGAGTATGAGGATTGA
- a CDS encoding DNA polymerase thumb domain-containing protein, giving the protein MDYDQLPKKKILCVDMKSFYASCAAVLMGLDPHTCYLAVVGDTERQGSVVLAASPHLKKDFNIKTGSRKFEIPDDPRIHVVNPKMAMFIRISTELSKMFHRYVPREAIHIYSVDESFIQVDGVEHLWGDAHTIAWKIKNEMEREFQLPCAIGIGPNMLLSKVCLDTDAKKTGVAEWTYDDVEKKLWSLKPLSKMWGIGGRMEKNLNRMGIFSIGQLANYPLEMLEKKFGIMGNQLYYHAWGVDLSDIGEPIMQGQISFGKSQILMRDYTDPEEVKHVILEMCEEVARRARHHSRAGRTISFGIGYSKDELGGGFYRSRTMEEPTNITMDLYRTCLELFEEFYDGKTVRKISIALSNIEEDTESQLNLFQPNREKQRELGYVMDSIRSKYGSDSLLRAVSYTKAGTARHRATLVGGHKA; this is encoded by the coding sequence ATGGATTATGACCAGCTTCCCAAAAAAAAAATCCTTTGCGTTGATATGAAAAGCTTTTATGCGAGCTGCGCAGCGGTCCTGATGGGACTGGATCCGCATACCTGCTATCTTGCTGTCGTCGGGGACACCGAACGGCAGGGCAGTGTGGTACTGGCCGCATCTCCCCATTTGAAAAAGGACTTCAATATTAAAACAGGATCGAGAAAATTTGAAATTCCGGATGATCCCCGGATCCACGTTGTGAACCCGAAAATGGCGATGTTTATCCGCATTTCAACTGAACTTTCCAAAATGTTTCACCGCTATGTTCCGAGAGAAGCGATTCATATTTACAGTGTAGACGAAAGCTTTATCCAGGTCGACGGTGTCGAGCACCTGTGGGGCGACGCCCATACGATTGCCTGGAAGATTAAAAATGAAATGGAGCGGGAATTTCAGCTCCCATGCGCAATCGGAATTGGACCTAATATGCTTTTATCCAAGGTCTGCCTCGATACAGATGCGAAAAAGACAGGCGTCGCAGAGTGGACGTATGATGACGTGGAGAAAAAGCTGTGGAGCCTGAAGCCTCTGAGCAAGATGTGGGGGATCGGGGGAAGGATGGAGAAAAATCTGAACCGGATGGGAATCTTCAGCATAGGCCAGCTGGCTAATTATCCGCTTGAAATGCTGGAGAAGAAATTCGGCATTATGGGTAATCAGCTTTACTATCATGCTTGGGGCGTGGATTTGTCCGATATCGGCGAACCGATTATGCAGGGGCAGATCAGCTTCGGCAAAAGCCAGATTCTCATGCGCGACTACACGGATCCGGAAGAGGTAAAGCATGTCATTCTTGAGATGTGCGAGGAGGTGGCGAGAAGAGCCCGCCATCACTCCCGGGCCGGCCGGACCATCAGTTTTGGCATCGGCTACAGCAAGGATGAATTGGGCGGAGGCTTTTACCGGTCCCGTACGATGGAGGAGCCGACGAATATTACGATGGATCTTTACAGAACCTGCCTGGAGCTTTTTGAGGAATTTTATGACGGAAAGACAGTACGGAAAATTTCCATTGCTCTCTCGAACATCGAAGAGGACACAGAAAGCCAGCTGAATCTGTTTCAGCCAAACCGGGAAAAGCAGCGCGAGCTCGGGTATGTTATGGACTCCATACGCAGCAAATACGGCTCCGATTCCCTGCTCCGGGCGGTTTCCTACACGAAAGCGGGAACGGCAAGACACCGGGCTACACTTGTAGGCGGGCACAAAGCATAA
- a CDS encoding YqzH family protein, translated as MQKEWLEKMLIRAFKQYGRDLEEHPLPEKEMVSFIEDLKHAKDEETEYYEVIEDLVYEYMVNKDDCRF; from the coding sequence ATGCAAAAAGAATGGCTGGAGAAAATGCTGATCCGTGCCTTCAAGCAGTATGGACGCGACTTAGAGGAGCACCCGCTTCCGGAAAAAGAAATGGTTTCATTTATTGAGGATTTAAAACATGCAAAGGATGAAGAAACGGAATATTACGAAGTTATTGAAGATCTCGTGTATGAATATATGGTGAATAAGGACGACTGCAGGTTCTAA
- a CDS encoding DUF1572 family protein, giving the protein MSLGTVYLNVVINRFKGVKSLGDRAMEQLTEQDLHWKQNEETNSIAIIVKHLSGNMVSRWTDFLTTDGEKPDRSREQEFLNDLGDRAAVMQVWENGWNVLFRTLDQLTEDDLLKEIYIRGESHVVMDAIERQMVHYAYHTGQIVHIGKERKNARWKSLSIPKGESEIFLKEMLEKHRKS; this is encoded by the coding sequence ATGAGTCTGGGAACCGTGTATCTCAATGTTGTGATCAACCGCTTTAAAGGTGTAAAAAGCTTAGGTGACCGGGCAATGGAGCAGTTAACTGAACAGGATTTGCATTGGAAGCAAAACGAAGAAACAAACAGCATCGCGATCATTGTCAAGCATCTGAGCGGCAACATGGTTTCCAGATGGACCGACTTTCTCACAACAGACGGAGAAAAACCTGACCGCAGCCGTGAACAGGAATTTCTGAACGATTTGGGAGACAGAGCGGCTGTCATGCAGGTTTGGGAAAACGGCTGGAATGTATTGTTTCGGACACTCGATCAGCTCACGGAGGATGATCTGCTAAAAGAAATCTATATACGGGGCGAATCCCACGTGGTGATGGACGCGATTGAAAGGCAGATGGTCCACTACGCCTATCATACTGGACAGATTGTGCACATTGGAAAAGAACGGAAGAATGCGAGGTGGAAAAGCTTAAGTATTCCGAAGGGAGAGTCGGAAATTTTCCTAAAGGAAATGCTGGAGAAGCATCGGAAAAGCTGA
- a CDS encoding GNAT family N-acetyltransferase: protein MKQMIDLFTGRTISLTAPRSADIEDMNNWRNSHYLRMVDTDYAFPKVPDAPSKALEFRIRTNEEDQLLGFAALHSIEWNNQCGLLAIGIGEEENRGKGYGAEALQLLLQYAFYELNLNRVGLDVISYNEPAIRAYRKAGFTEEGRLRETVLRDGKAFDRIVMGILRREWIAMQA from the coding sequence ATGAAACAAATGATCGATTTATTTACAGGAAGAACGATCAGTCTTACCGCACCAAGGAGCGCAGACATAGAGGACATGAACAACTGGCGAAACAGCCATTATCTTAGGATGGTCGATACCGATTACGCCTTTCCAAAAGTTCCGGATGCTCCTTCAAAAGCACTTGAATTCAGGATCAGAACGAATGAAGAGGATCAGCTGCTTGGATTTGCCGCCCTTCACAGCATTGAATGGAACAATCAATGCGGCCTTCTCGCAATCGGAATCGGCGAGGAAGAAAACCGGGGAAAAGGCTACGGTGCCGAGGCGCTTCAGCTGCTTCTGCAATACGCGTTTTATGAGCTGAATCTGAACCGTGTTGGTCTTGATGTAATCTCTTACAATGAACCAGCCATTCGTGCTTACCGCAAAGCTGGATTCACAGAAGAAGGCCGCCTGAGAGAAACCGTTCTCAGAGATGGGAAAGCGTTTGACCGCATTGTGATGGGGATTCTGCGGAGAGAATGGATTGCGATGCAGGCTTAA